Proteins encoded by one window of Modestobacter marinus:
- the galE gene encoding UDP-glucose 4-epimerase GalE — protein MRVLVTGGAGYIGSVVTAALLEGGHEVTVLDDLSTGHEDAVPAGARFVRASLHDSAPVLADVRPEAVLHFAAKSLVAQSQEAPELYWENNVGGSLALLEAMRAVDCRRIVFSSTAATYGEPDQVPIPEDAPTRPTNTYGASKLAVDAMLTSYAVAHSFAAVSLRYFNVGGAAYGVGERHATETHLIPIALQVAAGSREALTVFGTDYPTPDGTCIRDYVHVTDLAAAHLLALPAPAPGEHRIYNLGSGTGFSVQEMVDAVREVTGHELPVVVGDRRPGDPARLVASSARIRDELGWAPEHTDLREIVTDAWAFAQSRRD, from the coding sequence ATGCGCGTACTCGTCACCGGTGGGGCCGGCTACATCGGCAGCGTAGTCACGGCCGCGTTGCTCGAGGGCGGCCACGAGGTGACGGTGCTCGACGACCTGTCGACCGGCCACGAGGACGCCGTCCCGGCCGGCGCCCGGTTCGTCCGGGCCTCGCTGCACGACTCGGCCCCGGTGCTGGCCGACGTGCGGCCCGAGGCGGTGCTGCACTTCGCGGCCAAGAGCCTGGTCGCGCAGAGCCAGGAGGCCCCCGAGCTCTACTGGGAGAACAACGTCGGCGGCTCCCTGGCCCTGCTGGAGGCGATGCGCGCGGTCGACTGCCGGCGGATCGTCTTCTCCTCGACCGCGGCCACCTACGGTGAGCCGGACCAGGTGCCGATCCCCGAGGACGCCCCGACCCGGCCGACCAACACCTACGGCGCGAGCAAGCTGGCCGTGGACGCCATGCTCACCTCCTACGCCGTGGCCCACTCCTTCGCCGCGGTGAGCCTGCGGTACTTCAACGTCGGCGGCGCCGCGTACGGCGTCGGTGAGCGGCACGCCACCGAGACCCACCTCATCCCCATCGCGCTGCAGGTCGCCGCCGGCAGCCGCGAGGCGCTCACCGTCTTCGGCACCGACTACCCGACCCCCGACGGCACCTGCATCCGCGACTACGTCCACGTGACGGACCTCGCCGCGGCCCACCTGCTGGCGCTGCCCGCCCCGGCCCCAGGTGAGCACCGCATCTACAACCTGGGCAGCGGCACCGGCTTCTCGGTGCAGGAGATGGTCGACGCGGTCCGCGAGGTCACCGGGCACGAGCTGCCGGTCGTCGTCGGCGACCGCCGGCCCGGCGACCCGGCGCGGCTGGTGGCCAGCTCCGCCCGGATCCGGGACGAGCTGGGCTGGGCACCGGAGCACACCGACCTGCGCGAGATCGTCACCGACGCCTGGGCCTTCGCGCAGTCGCGCCGCGACTGA
- the hisC gene encoding histidinol-phosphate transaminase, which translates to MVSARPAVAAMPVYRPGRNPADLAREIGVDRAVKLASNEVAFPPLPAVVQAIAATAGETNRYPDNGAVVLTRALAERYGVEPAQVATGCGAVTVCQQLAQAYNDPGTSIAFAWRSFEMYPLLAQVAGARAQQVPLVPGTPGGAADTHDLEGLAAAIDDTTRLVFVCNPNNPTGTAVRRPELERFLDAVPAETPVVLDEAYREFVTDPDVPDGVELMRGRPNVAVLRTFSKAWGLAGLRVGYLLAEDPAVADAVRRTHVPFSVSSLAQAAAVAALASEDEVRERCAAVVAERDRLTGALRERGLPVADSQANFVWLPLGERAAEVAAALEARAVITRPFAGEGIRVTVGTPEEDDVFLGALDDVLTSAPAGAAGA; encoded by the coding sequence GTGGTCAGCGCCCGCCCTGCCGTGGCCGCCATGCCGGTCTACCGACCCGGCCGCAACCCCGCCGACCTGGCCCGCGAGATCGGCGTCGACCGCGCCGTGAAGCTGGCCAGCAACGAGGTCGCCTTCCCGCCGCTGCCGGCCGTCGTCCAGGCGATCGCCGCGACCGCGGGGGAGACCAACCGGTACCCGGACAACGGCGCCGTCGTCCTCACCCGGGCGCTGGCCGAGCGGTACGGCGTCGAGCCGGCGCAGGTGGCCACCGGCTGCGGCGCGGTCACCGTCTGCCAGCAGCTGGCCCAGGCCTACAATGACCCGGGCACGAGCATCGCCTTCGCCTGGCGCTCCTTCGAGATGTACCCGCTGCTCGCCCAGGTGGCCGGCGCCCGGGCCCAGCAGGTGCCGCTCGTCCCGGGCACCCCCGGCGGCGCCGCGGACACCCACGACCTCGAGGGGCTGGCCGCGGCGATCGACGACACGACCCGGCTGGTCTTCGTCTGCAACCCGAACAACCCCACCGGGACGGCGGTGCGGCGCCCGGAGCTGGAGCGCTTCCTGGACGCCGTCCCGGCGGAGACGCCGGTCGTGCTGGACGAGGCCTACCGGGAGTTCGTCACCGACCCCGACGTCCCCGACGGGGTCGAGCTGATGCGCGGGCGGCCCAACGTCGCGGTGCTGCGCACGTTCTCCAAGGCGTGGGGGCTGGCCGGCCTGCGGGTCGGCTACCTGCTCGCCGAGGACCCGGCGGTGGCCGACGCCGTCCGGCGCACGCACGTGCCGTTCAGCGTCTCCTCCCTCGCCCAGGCCGCGGCGGTCGCAGCACTGGCGAGCGAGGACGAGGTGCGGGAGCGCTGCGCCGCCGTCGTCGCCGAGCGGGACCGGCTCACCGGCGCCCTGCGGGAGCGCGGCCTGCCGGTGGCCGACAGCCAGGCCAACTTCGTCTGGCTGCCGCTGGGGGAGCGGGCCGCCGAGGTCGCCGCCGCCCTGGAGGCCCGCGCGGTGATCACCCGGCCGTTCGCCGGCGAGGGGATCCGGGTGACGGTGGGCACCCCCGAGGAGGACGACGTCTTCCTCGGCGCGCTGGACGACGTCCTGACCAGCGCTCCGGCGGGTGCTGCCGGAGCCTGA
- the trpS gene encoding tryptophan--tRNA ligase, whose amino-acid sequence MEGVPAPRVLSGIQPTADSFHLGNFLGALRQWVALQEDHDAFYCVVDLHAITAEQPDPAVLRRRTLVSAAQTIALGVDPDRSTLFVQSHVPEHAQLAWVLQCLTGFGEASRMTQFKDKSSREGAGTTSVGLFTYPVLQAADILLYQAARVPVGEDQRQHLELTRDLATRFNGRYGDTFTVPETYVPPGAAKVLDLQSPDKKMSKSLPPAGCVNLLDDPKVTAKKIRSAVTDTGREVVADPVGKPGVTNLLAIHSALSGQGVAQLEEHFAGRGYGDLKKEVAEVVADALAPVQQRTAELLADPAELERMLAAGAARARAVAAPTLATVYERVGFLPAVGAPT is encoded by the coding sequence ATGGAGGGCGTGCCTGCTCCCCGCGTGCTGTCCGGCATCCAGCCGACGGCGGACTCCTTCCACCTCGGCAACTTCCTGGGTGCGCTGCGGCAGTGGGTCGCCCTGCAGGAGGACCACGACGCCTTCTACTGCGTCGTGGACCTGCACGCGATCACCGCGGAGCAACCCGATCCGGCCGTGCTCCGCCGACGCACGCTGGTGTCTGCCGCGCAGACGATCGCGCTCGGTGTCGACCCGGACCGCAGCACGCTGTTCGTGCAGAGCCACGTCCCCGAGCACGCGCAGCTGGCCTGGGTGCTCCAGTGCCTGACCGGGTTCGGTGAGGCCAGCCGGATGACCCAGTTCAAGGACAAGAGCTCCCGCGAGGGCGCCGGGACGACGTCGGTGGGGCTGTTCACCTACCCGGTGCTCCAGGCCGCCGACATCCTGCTCTACCAGGCCGCCCGGGTGCCGGTGGGCGAGGACCAGCGCCAGCACCTGGAGCTCACCCGCGACCTGGCCACCCGGTTCAACGGCCGGTACGGCGACACGTTCACCGTCCCCGAGACCTACGTGCCGCCGGGGGCGGCCAAGGTGCTGGACCTCCAGTCGCCGGACAAGAAGATGAGCAAGAGCCTCCCGCCGGCCGGGTGCGTCAACCTGCTGGACGACCCGAAGGTGACGGCGAAGAAGATCCGCTCGGCGGTCACCGACACCGGCCGGGAGGTCGTCGCCGACCCGGTGGGCAAGCCCGGGGTGACCAACCTGCTGGCCATCCACTCGGCGCTCTCCGGGCAGGGCGTCGCCCAGCTGGAGGAGCACTTCGCCGGCCGCGGCTACGGGGACCTGAAGAAGGAGGTCGCCGAGGTCGTGGCCGACGCCCTGGCCCCCGTCCAGCAGCGCACCGCCGAGCTGCTGGCCGACCCCGCCGAGCTCGAGCGCATGCTCGCCGCCGGGGCGGCCCGGGCCCGTGCCGTCGCGGCTCCCACCCTGGCGACGGTGTACGAGCGGGTCGGCTTCCTGCCCGCCGTCGGGGCACCGACGTGA